A DNA window from Amycolatopsis sp. DSM 110486 contains the following coding sequences:
- a CDS encoding ABC transporter permease: MLAFALRRLFVSVPILIVSTFLVFVMVSLSANPLSYLIQRNPPPPPQTIELERIRLHLDQPIFERYWHWITGVFSGDFGPSVQSNLNIGHEVFVRFGVTLRLIALAMIVALILAVVIGVISAARQYSKFDYTATFFGFLFLSMPSFWFAIVLKQIGIGINTSVGDQIFYTIGSSSVITPDGFGAQLGDVAGHLILPTISLALTSYAAWSRFQRASMLEVLNSDYVRLARAKGLPRWTVTRRHALRNALIPLTTVTALDVGAILGGAVVTETVFQWQGAGTFLLNAIRQSDVYAVEAWLLIAATFIILLNLIADLLYGLLDPRIRYA; this comes from the coding sequence ATGCTTGCCTTCGCACTGCGCCGGCTCTTCGTCTCGGTGCCGATCCTCATCGTGTCGACGTTCCTCGTCTTCGTGATGGTGTCGCTCTCGGCCAACCCGTTGAGCTATCTGATCCAGAGAAACCCGCCCCCGCCCCCTCAGACGATCGAGCTCGAGCGGATCCGCCTGCACCTCGACCAGCCGATCTTCGAGCGGTACTGGCACTGGATCACCGGGGTCTTCAGCGGTGACTTCGGCCCGTCGGTGCAGTCGAACCTGAACATCGGCCACGAGGTCTTCGTCCGCTTCGGCGTGACCCTGCGCCTGATCGCGCTGGCCATGATCGTGGCCCTGATCCTCGCCGTGGTCATCGGCGTGATCAGCGCGGCCCGCCAGTACTCGAAGTTCGACTACACCGCGACCTTCTTCGGCTTCCTGTTCCTGTCGATGCCCTCGTTCTGGTTCGCCATCGTGCTGAAGCAGATCGGCATCGGGATCAACACCTCCGTGGGCGACCAGATCTTCTACACGATCGGCTCCTCGTCGGTGATCACACCCGACGGGTTCGGGGCACAGCTCGGCGACGTCGCCGGCCACCTGATCCTGCCGACCATCTCGCTCGCGCTGACGAGCTACGCGGCCTGGAGCCGCTTCCAGCGCGCGTCGATGCTCGAGGTCCTCAACTCCGACTACGTGCGCCTCGCCCGTGCGAAGGGGCTGCCCCGCTGGACGGTGACCCGCCGGCACGCGCTGCGCAACGCGCTCATCCCGCTGACGACAGTGACCGCGCTGGACGTCGGCGCGATCCTCGGCGGTGCCGTGGTGACCGAGACCGTGTTCCAATGGCAGGGCGCAGGCACGTTCCTGCTGAACGCCATCCGGCAGAGCGACGTCTACGCCGTGGAGGCGTGGCTGCTCATCGCCGCCACGTTCATCATCCTGCTCAACCTCATCGCCGACCTGCTCTACGGCCTGCTCGACCCGAGGATCCGCTATGCGTGA
- the mshB gene encoding N-acetyl-1-D-myo-inositol-2-amino-2-deoxy-alpha-D-glucopyranoside deacetylase has product MIRKLLLVHAHPDDETITTGGAIARYAAEGAEVSVVTCTLGEEGEIVPPRLALLASDAADQLGGYRSGELAAACAALGVTRHEYLGGMGRWRDSGMAGTPAAEHPRAFAGGSLDEQAAQLAELLDEVAPQVVVTYDSFGGYGHPDHIRAHDVTMAAAPRAASVERVFHVVHSRAAVDAGLARLRANGGSPFRVPEDDELPGTADEKVTTVLDTSAHLPAKIAALRAHETQLTVVDGEIVHFALTNDIAQPIPPAEHFVLAHGDAAGADTDLFGGL; this is encoded by the coding sequence GTGATCCGAAAGCTCCTGCTCGTCCACGCGCACCCCGACGACGAGACCATCACGACCGGCGGCGCCATCGCCCGGTACGCCGCCGAGGGCGCCGAGGTCTCGGTGGTCACGTGCACTCTCGGCGAGGAAGGCGAGATCGTGCCGCCGCGGTTGGCGCTGCTGGCCTCGGACGCCGCGGACCAGCTCGGCGGCTACCGCTCGGGCGAGCTCGCGGCCGCCTGCGCCGCCCTCGGCGTGACGCGCCACGAGTACCTCGGCGGGATGGGCCGCTGGCGCGACTCGGGCATGGCGGGCACGCCGGCGGCCGAGCACCCGCGCGCGTTCGCCGGCGGCAGCCTCGACGAGCAGGCCGCCCAGCTGGCCGAGCTGCTCGACGAGGTGGCACCCCAGGTCGTGGTCACCTACGACTCCTTCGGCGGCTATGGCCACCCCGACCACATCCGCGCCCACGACGTCACCATGGCGGCGGCACCGCGCGCGGCCTCGGTCGAGCGCGTCTTCCACGTGGTGCACTCCCGGGCCGCGGTCGACGCGGGGCTCGCGCGGCTGCGCGCGAATGGCGGCTCACCCTTCCGGGTACCCGAAGACGACGAGCTCCCCGGCACCGCGGATGAGAAGGTCACGACCGTGCTCGACACCTCGGCCCACCTCCCGGCGAAGATCGCGGCCCTGCGCGCCCACGAGACGCAGCTGACGGTCGTCGACGGAGAGATCGTGCACTTCGCCCTCACCAACGACATCGCACAGCCGATCCCGCCCGCCGAGCACTTCGTGCTCGCCCACGGCGACGCGGCCGGCGCGGACACCGACCTGTTCGGAGGGCTGTGA
- a CDS encoding ABC transporter family substrate-binding protein, whose protein sequence is MLVTTRSRAAKLGAFVAGAALLLSACGGGGGGNSAVQTGQAFADCDKNPNSCNSVQADQLQQGGDVTYAIEKNIPNWNVTSAEGNVFETGMVTKGILPYTFYATPDLKPVLNKDFVESADVTSTNPQVVVYKLNPKASWDDGTPLSADDFIYNWKVQNGKDCPDCAPASTSGYDQVSSVVGSDNGKTVTATFSKPFTDWRQLWSSSGAMYPAHLAAQHGDTATPAGLASSYKWFGDTVPTWSGGPFKISKFVNNQSVTEVPNDKYWGTKPLLSSVIFRVITDATQEPTALQNNEVQVIYPQPQVDLVNQVKNMPNISSYIGLGLTWEHFDFNLKSPGLDNKALRQAMFTAINRKDMIAKTVGQFTNKVEPLNNHNFMPQQSGFKDVVSSTGQGTGDIDKAKKLLTDAGYKLNGTQLQDPSGKNVGPYRIRYTVGNQIRQDECELFAAAAKQLGITVNVSPTDDLGDTTTKGDYDIIVFAWVSSPFPFAGAVQNWVTGQGSNYGKYSNPQVDSLIAEANAETDQAKATDLLNQADQIMSDDAYVLPLYQKPTFIASSDKIGNIRNNSTLDAPVYNMAEWGLRK, encoded by the coding sequence ATGTTAGTGACGACAAGGTCGCGCGCCGCGAAGCTCGGTGCCTTCGTCGCGGGTGCGGCCCTTCTGCTCTCCGCGTGTGGCGGTGGCGGCGGCGGCAACAGCGCGGTGCAGACCGGGCAGGCATTCGCCGACTGCGACAAGAACCCGAACAGCTGCAACTCGGTCCAGGCTGACCAGCTGCAGCAGGGCGGCGACGTCACGTACGCCATCGAGAAGAACATCCCGAACTGGAACGTGACCTCGGCCGAGGGCAACGTTTTCGAAACGGGCATGGTCACCAAGGGCATCCTGCCCTACACCTTCTACGCGACGCCGGACCTCAAGCCGGTCCTGAACAAGGACTTCGTGGAGTCCGCGGACGTCACCAGCACCAACCCGCAGGTGGTCGTCTACAAGCTCAACCCGAAGGCGTCCTGGGACGACGGCACGCCGCTGTCGGCCGACGACTTCATCTACAACTGGAAGGTCCAGAACGGCAAGGACTGCCCCGACTGCGCCCCGGCCTCGACCTCCGGTTACGACCAGGTCTCCTCGGTCGTCGGCTCGGACAACGGCAAGACGGTGACCGCCACCTTCTCCAAGCCGTTCACCGACTGGCGCCAGCTGTGGAGCTCTTCGGGCGCGATGTACCCGGCGCACCTGGCCGCCCAGCACGGTGACACCGCCACCCCGGCCGGCCTCGCCTCGTCGTACAAGTGGTTCGGCGACACCGTCCCGACCTGGTCCGGCGGCCCGTTCAAGATCTCGAAGTTCGTGAACAACCAGTCGGTGACCGAGGTTCCGAACGACAAGTACTGGGGCACCAAGCCGCTGCTGTCGAGCGTGATCTTCCGCGTCATCACCGACGCCACGCAGGAGCCGACCGCTCTGCAGAACAACGAGGTCCAGGTCATCTACCCGCAGCCGCAGGTCGACCTCGTGAACCAGGTCAAGAACATGCCGAACATCTCCTCCTACATCGGCCTCGGCCTGACCTGGGAGCACTTCGACTTCAACCTGAAGTCGCCGGGTCTCGACAACAAGGCGCTGCGTCAGGCGATGTTCACGGCGATCAACCGCAAGGACATGATCGCGAAGACGGTCGGCCAGTTCACCAACAAGGTCGAGCCGCTGAACAACCACAACTTCATGCCGCAGCAGTCGGGCTTCAAGGACGTCGTCTCGTCGACCGGCCAGGGCACCGGTGACATCGACAAGGCGAAGAAGCTGCTCACGGACGCCGGTTACAAGCTCAACGGCACGCAGCTGCAGGACCCGTCGGGCAAGAACGTCGGCCCGTACCGCATCCGCTACACCGTCGGCAACCAGATCCGCCAGGACGAGTGCGAGCTGTTCGCCGCGGCTGCCAAGCAGCTGGGCATCACCGTGAACGTCTCGCCGACCGACGACCTCGGTGACACCACCACCAAGGGCGACTACGACATCATCGTGTTCGCCTGGGTGTCCTCGCCGTTCCCGTTCGCGGGCGCCGTCCAGAACTGGGTCACCGGTCAGGGCAGCAACTACGGCAAGTACTCCAACCCGCAGGTCGACAGCCTGATCGCCGAGGCCAACGCCGAGACCGACCAGGCCAAGGCCACGGACCTGCTGAACCAGGCCGACCAGATCATGTCCGACGACGCGTACGTGCTTCCGCTGTACCAGAAGCCGACCTTCATCGCGTCGTCCGACAAGATCGGCAACATCCGCAACAACTCGACGCTCGACGCCCCGGTCTACAACATGGCGGAGTGGGGCCTCCGCAAGTGA
- a CDS encoding glycosyltransferase family 2 protein — MTRTVAPSLVRTLPVLAIVVCHDGEEWLPLALSSLRRSTVRPRHVLAVDTGSTDLTAKLLAEAAEPGGVAAGPDSQPVLSGVITLSSEIGFAAAIAAAVAHAVERWGDPGAWLWLLHDDCAPEPDCLEELLQAAEAAPSAKVLGPLGLDWAEPRLIVEAGLSTDASGHRQQMAAPGDEPGEVLAVPSAGSLVQRELWDALGGFDEDFSLLREDLDFGWRANATGALVLSVPAARVRHARALSTGRRAPDAAGRSLAAVNRAHGLRVFLVNCSPFSFWFGLVRLPLLLLLRVLVFFVLRRAPEARAELSALAYLTGGRGKLRAARANRRESPRPGTVRGLFVGRYTRLRNALRAGVVGLVRRGVESDVALGTVPEGLTEEPAWIAPEALGAADRRPVGPEALPAGALRGLSSRGSGLRRPGTGTVVAVAVPPEQDTALEQDTAPEREEVPEETVVEPGDGPKPSPTPRPAPAREPGLVFVEVNRRRVLAATIFAPPVVLVVVLTALAFVVNRGRLGLDLSGGGLLPVGGLGDIWSTYLAPWHAVAGGTGAPAPATLPVLGTIGAIFAPLGGPAALVAILLIGDIPLAALSAYAATRKLPVRRWVRAVVAATYALLPAATASVAQGRLDVVVVHLVLPLVVAGIARLLTRPGTRWLHVSALSAFGVAVLGAFSPLAHALALVGLLLGFVVLPAPTGLARRAASVGIVVILPLVLLLPWPTVLLKYPELLLHGLGGPAAPASGADLAGLTPGGPGAWPIGVGVLAATLVALVVRPTKQVAGGLALAVLGVAAVVLVRQVPVTPMQGGPAATGYTGVPLLVVGAGLLWAVLATWQRGGSASVPAPWLPKVAGVAGVVVLIALGVSAVGTGHNGPLTAQPRPALAPEVAADLVGSGRAVLDLGQLTRQTGGRLAVFGDDQLAPTPGTPERLANWRRDLLTGDANAVKSAVAAAAVSGVEYVILPPGSNPQALVSLAGELVAPAAPMSDGRPVVRLLPKAGEVTLISPELAKAAVTGGGAPGASPGVSPVDARLPDVRVRASDGPTGRLLVLAAEQEAGWTASVNGKAVPIVPAWGHQVAVSIPPQSSEVSLAFPGTERGLLLLAQLAAVLFTALTAVPSRRRAPRP; from the coding sequence TTGACCCGCACCGTCGCACCGTCGCTCGTGAGGACGCTGCCCGTTCTGGCCATTGTGGTCTGTCACGACGGCGAAGAGTGGCTGCCGCTGGCGCTTTCTTCCTTGCGGCGCAGCACGGTCCGGCCGCGGCACGTGCTCGCGGTCGACACCGGGTCCACCGACTTGACCGCGAAGCTGCTCGCCGAGGCGGCCGAGCCCGGCGGGGTCGCGGCGGGGCCCGATTCGCAGCCGGTGCTGTCCGGCGTCATCACTCTTTCGAGTGAAATTGGCTTCGCTGCGGCGATCGCGGCCGCCGTGGCCCACGCGGTGGAACGGTGGGGCGACCCGGGTGCGTGGCTGTGGCTGCTGCACGACGACTGCGCGCCCGAACCCGACTGCCTCGAGGAGCTCCTGCAGGCCGCCGAAGCGGCGCCGTCGGCGAAGGTGCTCGGGCCGCTCGGGCTCGACTGGGCCGAGCCACGCCTGATCGTGGAGGCGGGGCTGTCCACGGACGCGTCCGGACACCGCCAGCAGATGGCCGCGCCCGGCGACGAGCCCGGTGAGGTGCTCGCCGTGCCGAGCGCGGGATCGTTGGTGCAGCGCGAACTCTGGGACGCCCTCGGCGGCTTCGACGAGGACTTCTCCTTGCTGCGCGAGGATCTCGACTTCGGCTGGCGCGCCAACGCCACCGGCGCGCTCGTGCTCTCGGTGCCCGCGGCCCGCGTCCGCCACGCACGCGCCCTCTCGACCGGCCGGCGCGCGCCCGACGCGGCGGGCCGCTCGCTCGCGGCCGTGAACCGCGCGCACGGGCTGCGCGTGTTCCTCGTGAACTGCTCGCCGTTCTCGTTCTGGTTCGGACTCGTCCGGCTGCCCCTGCTCCTGCTGCTGCGCGTGCTCGTTTTCTTCGTCCTGAGGCGCGCTCCCGAAGCGCGCGCAGAACTCTCCGCGCTCGCCTACCTCACGGGCGGCCGCGGAAAACTCCGGGCAGCGCGGGCGAACCGGCGGGAATCACCGCGTCCCGGCACGGTGCGGGGATTGTTCGTCGGCCGGTACACGCGGCTGCGCAACGCCCTACGCGCCGGCGTCGTCGGGCTCGTGCGCCGTGGCGTCGAGAGCGACGTCGCGCTCGGCACGGTCCCCGAAGGCCTCACCGAGGAGCCGGCCTGGATCGCGCCGGAAGCGCTCGGCGCCGCCGATCGCCGGCCCGTCGGACCCGAAGCTTTGCCCGCAGGAGCCTTGCGCGGCTTGAGTTCCCGTGGTTCGGGGTTGCGCCGGCCGGGCACGGGCACGGTCGTGGCCGTCGCCGTGCCGCCGGAACAAGACACAGCGCTGGAACAAGACACAGCGCCGGAACGCGAGGAAGTGCCGGAGGAAACCGTCGTCGAGCCCGGCGACGGCCCGAAGCCCTCACCCACACCGCGACCGGCGCCGGCCCGTGAACCCGGACTCGTCTTCGTCGAGGTGAACCGCCGCCGAGTGCTGGCCGCGACGATCTTCGCCCCGCCCGTGGTCCTCGTCGTGGTGCTGACGGCCCTGGCCTTCGTGGTCAACCGCGGCCGCCTCGGTCTGGACCTCTCCGGCGGCGGGCTGCTGCCCGTCGGCGGTCTCGGCGATATCTGGTCCACCTACCTCGCGCCGTGGCACGCGGTCGCGGGCGGCACCGGCGCGCCCGCCCCCGCGACGCTGCCCGTGCTCGGCACCATCGGCGCGATTTTCGCGCCCCTGGGCGGCCCGGCCGCGCTCGTGGCGATCCTGCTCATCGGCGACATCCCGCTCGCCGCGCTGAGCGCGTACGCGGCCACGCGCAAGCTGCCCGTGCGCCGCTGGGTGCGCGCGGTCGTCGCGGCGACGTACGCGCTGCTGCCCGCCGCCACCGCGTCGGTCGCGCAGGGGCGCCTCGACGTCGTGGTGGTCCACCTCGTGCTGCCGCTCGTCGTCGCCGGGATCGCGCGGTTGCTCACGCGCCCCGGCACACGCTGGCTGCACGTGTCGGCGCTCTCGGCCTTCGGCGTCGCGGTGCTCGGCGCGTTCTCGCCGCTCGCGCACGCGCTCGCGCTCGTGGGCCTGTTGCTCGGCTTCGTGGTCCTGCCGGCGCCGACGGGGCTCGCGCGCCGCGCGGCGTCGGTCGGGATCGTGGTGATCCTGCCGCTCGTGCTGCTCCTGCCGTGGCCGACGGTGCTGCTCAAATACCCCGAACTGCTCCTGCACGGTCTCGGCGGTCCCGCCGCGCCCGCGTCCGGCGCGGACCTGGCCGGGCTGACGCCGGGTGGCCCGGGTGCGTGGCCCATCGGTGTCGGGGTGCTGGCGGCCACGCTCGTCGCGCTCGTGGTCCGGCCGACGAAGCAGGTGGCCGGCGGCCTCGCACTCGCCGTGCTCGGTGTCGCCGCGGTGGTGCTCGTGCGGCAGGTTCCGGTGACACCGATGCAGGGCGGTCCCGCCGCCACCGGCTACACGGGCGTGCCGCTGCTGGTCGTCGGCGCCGGGCTGCTGTGGGCGGTCCTCGCGACCTGGCAACGCGGCGGCTCGGCGAGTGTGCCCGCGCCGTGGCTGCCCAAGGTCGCGGGTGTCGCCGGGGTGGTGGTGCTGATCGCGTTGGGCGTCAGCGCCGTCGGCACCGGCCACAACGGCCCGCTCACCGCCCAGCCGCGCCCCGCCCTCGCGCCCGAGGTGGCCGCCGACCTCGTCGGCAGCGGCCGCGCGGTGCTCGACTTGGGTCAGCTCACCCGGCAGACCGGCGGCCGGCTCGCCGTCTTCGGCGACGACCAGCTCGCCCCGACCCCGGGCACGCCCGAGCGGCTCGCGAACTGGCGCCGCGACCTGCTCACGGGCGACGCCAACGCGGTCAAATCAGCCGTCGCGGCGGCCGCGGTGTCCGGCGTCGAGTACGTGATCCTCCCGCCCGGCAGCAATCCGCAGGCCCTCGTCTCGCTCGCCGGTGAACTCGTCGCGCCGGCGGCTCCGATGTCCGACGGCCGGCCCGTGGTGAGGCTCCTGCCGAAGGCCGGTGAGGTCACGCTGATCTCCCCGGAGCTGGCCAAGGCGGCCGTCACGGGCGGCGGCGCGCCCGGCGCGTCGCCCGGGGTCTCACCCGTGGACGCGCGGCTGCCCGACGTCCGCGTGCGCGCCTCCGACGGCCCGACCGGCCGGCTGCTGGTGCTGGCCGCCGAGCAGGAGGCCGGCTGGACGGCGAGCGTGAACGGCAAGGCCGTGCCGATCGTGCCCGCGTGGGGTCACCAGGTCGCGGTGTCGATCCCGCCGCAGTCATCGGAGGTTTCGCTCGCGTTCCCGGGCACCGAGCGCGGCCTGCTGCTGCTCGCCCAGCTCGCCGCGGTGCTCTTCACTGCGCTCACCGCGGTGCCCTCACGCCGCCGCGCCCCTCGCCCCTGA
- a CDS encoding metallopeptidase family protein — MRRDRHGRGLRGALYPASLPAAASRAEKFDALVLDALEPIEARWRHELTKLDVAVDEVPEVRPDGRAPAEGVLHDGSVPLSRLVPAGVDRAGLPTRARIVLYRRPLEARAKDPGELAELVHDVLVEQVAGYLGVEPDVIEGD; from the coding sequence ATGCGGAGGGACCGGCACGGCCGGGGCCTGCGCGGAGCGCTCTACCCCGCGTCCCTGCCCGCCGCCGCGAGCCGGGCGGAGAAGTTCGACGCGCTCGTGCTCGACGCGCTCGAACCGATCGAAGCGCGCTGGCGCCACGAGCTGACCAAGCTCGACGTGGCGGTGGACGAGGTCCCCGAGGTCCGCCCGGACGGCCGCGCGCCGGCCGAAGGCGTGCTCCACGACGGCTCCGTGCCCTTGTCACGCCTGGTCCCGGCCGGGGTCGACCGAGCGGGGCTGCCGACTCGCGCGCGGATCGTGCTCTACCGGCGGCCGCTCGAGGCGCGCGCCAAGGACCCGGGTGAGCTGGCGGAGCTCGTGCACGACGTGCTGGTGGAGCAGGTCGCGGGCTACCTCGGCGTCGAACCGGACGTGATCGAAGGCGATTGA
- a CDS encoding site-2 protease family protein, producing the protein MRPSPVFIGILAVAVLGGILAAYGDSLSLTGDKDPLYVTGVVLLVAGGWIASLTLHEFGHAFVAYRGGDAGVAQKGYLTLDVRRYTDPVLSILLPLIFLLIGGIPLPGGAVWINRGALRNRATSSWVSLAGPLSNLGVGAALCLVVALVPMSTGLFFGLSYLALLQVMTFLINILPIPGLDGWGAIEPYLSPQARAFGARVRPWAPLVLFALFFAFRPLSDALWYVAGLIFDAFGGSGLAAQFGQSAFLFWR; encoded by the coding sequence GTGCGGCCCAGCCCGGTCTTCATCGGCATCCTCGCGGTCGCCGTCCTCGGCGGAATCCTGGCCGCGTACGGTGATTCACTGAGTCTGACGGGTGACAAGGACCCGCTCTACGTCACCGGTGTCGTACTCCTCGTGGCCGGCGGATGGATCGCTTCGCTGACCCTGCACGAGTTCGGCCACGCCTTCGTGGCCTATCGCGGCGGCGACGCCGGGGTCGCCCAGAAGGGCTACCTCACCCTGGACGTGCGGCGCTACACCGACCCCGTCCTGTCGATCCTGCTCCCGCTGATCTTCCTCCTCATCGGCGGCATCCCGTTGCCCGGCGGCGCGGTGTGGATCAACCGCGGCGCGCTGCGCAACCGCGCAACGTCGTCGTGGGTCTCGCTCGCCGGCCCGCTGTCGAACCTCGGGGTGGGCGCCGCGCTGTGCCTCGTGGTGGCGCTGGTGCCGATGTCGACCGGCCTGTTCTTCGGTCTGTCCTACCTGGCGCTGCTGCAGGTGATGACGTTCCTGATCAACATCCTGCCCATCCCCGGCCTCGACGGCTGGGGCGCGATCGAGCCGTACCTTTCACCGCAGGCGCGGGCGTTCGGCGCACGCGTGCGGCCGTGGGCGCCGCTGGTGCTCTTCGCGTTGTTCTTCGCGTTCCGCCCGCTGTCCGACGCGCTCTGGTACGTCGCGGGCCTGATCTTCGACGCGTTCGGCGGCAGCGGCCTGGCCGCGCAGTTCGGGCAGTCGGCGTTCCTCTTCTGGCGCTGA
- a CDS encoding phosphomannomutase/phosphoglucomutase: MPDLSGIVKAYDIRGVVGEQLDASLVRDFGAAFALLIKAESPSVVIGHDMRDSSPQLSAAFAEGVTSQGLDVVSIGLCSTDELYFASGSLNMPGAMFTASHNPAKYNGIKMCRAGASPVGQDTGLTEIRDTVERGVPEFEGKTGSVSERDVLGDYAAYLRNLVDLTHSRPLKIVVDAGNGMGGHTVPTVFAGLPIEIVPMYFELDGTFPNHEANPLDPANIVDLQAKVREVGADAGVAFDGDADRCFVVDERGEPVSPSAITALVAVRELAKEPGGTVIHNLITSKGVPEIVSEHGGKPMRTRVGHSFIKAEMARTGAIFGGEHSAHYYFRDFWRADTGMLAALHVLAALGEQDGPLSALTQDFSRYAASGEINSTVSDQVARMLAVKDAYADKSGVEIDELDGLTVQLPGGAWFNLRPSNTEPLLRLNVEAADRAAVEALTDDVLAIVRG; this comes from the coding sequence GTGCCAGATCTTTCGGGCATCGTGAAGGCCTACGACATCCGCGGCGTGGTCGGCGAACAGCTCGACGCGTCACTGGTACGAGACTTCGGTGCCGCGTTCGCGCTGCTCATCAAGGCCGAGTCGCCCTCGGTGGTGATCGGCCACGACATGCGTGACTCGTCCCCGCAGCTGTCGGCGGCGTTCGCCGAAGGCGTGACCTCGCAGGGTCTCGACGTCGTGTCGATCGGCCTGTGCAGCACGGACGAGCTGTACTTCGCCTCCGGCTCGCTGAACATGCCGGGCGCGATGTTCACCGCCAGCCACAACCCCGCGAAGTACAACGGCATCAAGATGTGCCGCGCGGGCGCCAGCCCCGTCGGGCAGGACACCGGGCTCACGGAGATCCGCGACACCGTCGAGCGGGGCGTGCCCGAGTTCGAGGGCAAGACCGGCAGCGTGAGCGAGCGCGACGTGCTGGGCGACTACGCCGCCTACCTGCGCAACCTCGTCGACCTCACGCACTCGCGGCCGCTGAAGATCGTGGTCGATGCCGGCAACGGCATGGGCGGCCACACCGTGCCCACGGTCTTCGCCGGGCTGCCGATCGAGATCGTGCCGATGTACTTCGAGCTCGACGGCACCTTCCCGAACCACGAGGCCAACCCGCTGGACCCGGCCAACATCGTCGACCTGCAGGCCAAGGTCCGCGAGGTCGGCGCCGACGCCGGCGTGGCCTTCGACGGCGACGCCGACCGCTGCTTCGTGGTCGACGAGCGCGGCGAGCCCGTTTCGCCGAGCGCGATCACGGCGCTGGTCGCCGTGCGCGAACTGGCCAAGGAGCCGGGCGGCACGGTCATCCACAACCTGATCACGTCGAAGGGCGTGCCGGAGATCGTCTCCGAGCACGGCGGCAAGCCCATGCGCACGCGCGTGGGCCACTCGTTCATCAAGGCGGAGATGGCCCGCACCGGCGCGATCTTCGGCGGCGAGCACTCGGCGCACTACTACTTCCGCGACTTCTGGCGCGCCGACACCGGCATGCTGGCCGCGCTGCACGTGCTCGCGGCGCTGGGCGAGCAGGACGGCCCGCTGTCCGCGCTCACGCAGGACTTCTCGCGCTACGCGGCCTCGGGTGAGATCAACTCGACCGTGTCCGACCAGGTCGCGCGCATGCTCGCCGTGAAGGACGCGTATGCGGACAAGTCGGGCGTCGAGATCGACGAGCTCGACGGCCTGACCGTGCAGCTCCCGGGCGGCGCGTGGTTCAACCTGCGCCCGTCGAACACCGAGCCGCTGCTGCGGCTCAACGTCGAGGCCGCCGACCGCGCCGCCGTCGAGGCGCTGACCGACGATGTACTGGCAATTGTCCGAGGCTGA
- a CDS encoding WhiB family transcriptional regulator, translating into MGDLTDLFDATEEEQDWQERALCAQTDPEAFFPEKGGSTREAKRICLGCEVKDECLEYALAHDERFGIWGGLSERERRKLKKRAI; encoded by the coding sequence CTGGGGGATCTGACCGACCTCTTCGATGCCACCGAGGAGGAACAGGATTGGCAGGAGCGCGCCTTGTGCGCGCAGACGGACCCCGAGGCGTTCTTCCCCGAGAAGGGCGGCTCGACCCGCGAAGCCAAGCGGATCTGCCTCGGCTGCGAGGTCAAGGACGAGTGCCTGGAGTACGCCCTGGCGCATGACGAGCGCTTCGGCATCTGGGGTGGTCTGTCCGAACGCGAGCGGCGGAAGCTGAAAAAGCGAGCGATCTAA
- a CDS encoding DUF3499 domain-containing protein codes for MRSVRKCSRTGCPEPAVATLTYAYSDSTAVVGPLATASEPHSYDLCEAHALRLTVPKGWEVVRHEGTFATPEQSADELTALAEAVREAGRSDRPAPPPEPEGPSGRRGHLRVLPGRA; via the coding sequence GTGCGGAGCGTACGGAAATGTTCGCGAACGGGTTGTCCAGAGCCCGCTGTCGCCACGCTCACGTATGCGTACAGCGATTCCACCGCCGTCGTCGGTCCCCTCGCCACCGCCTCTGAGCCGCATTCGTACGACCTGTGCGAGGCCCACGCGCTGCGGCTGACCGTGCCGAAGGGCTGGGAAGTCGTGCGCCACGAGGGCACGTTCGCCACTCCTGAGCAGTCGGCCGACGAGCTGACCGCGCTGGCCGAGGCCGTCCGCGAGGCGGGCCGCTCGGACCGGCCGGCGCCGCCGCCCGAGCCGGAGGGCCCGTCCGGCAGGCGCGGCCACCTCCGCGTGCTCCCCGGGCGCGCCTGA